From Nicotiana tabacum cultivar K326 chromosome 22, ASM71507v2, whole genome shotgun sequence, one genomic window encodes:
- the LOC142175736 gene encoding uncharacterized protein LOC142175736 gives MPAYTAIFLPEGISDHCPLSLKLSNAMNIRRKPFQYCNSWSQHPEFLNIVNEVSQEQTEGCRMFQIVKKLKGLKLKLKMLKKYQHSSIIKEVNNDREALENAQKDLQGRPGDPNLQSIEKEKWQKFRRSSYMAEIILQQRSKATLFGLGDDNTRCFYYVIKHKRLEQATTQLMDKLIVAQQLELVKPFGRKEVKHALFSIRSNKSPGPDGYSSDFFKTA, from the exons ATGCCCGCATACACAGCCATATTCCTGCCGGAGGGGATTAGTGACCATTGCCCATTGAGCTTAAAACTGTCAAATGCGATGAACATCAGAAGGAAACCATTTCAGTATTGTAACTCATGGTCTCAGCATCCCGAATTTCTAAATATTGTAAATGAAGTGTCGCAAGAACAAACGGAGGGATGTAGAATGTTTCAGATTGTCAAGAAATTAAAAGGCCTTAAGCTGAAACTGAAAATGCTTAAGAAGTACCAACACAGCAGCATTATAAAGGAAGTAAATAATGACAGAGAAGCTTTAGAAAATGCACAAAAAGATCTGCAAGGGAGGCCAGGAGATCCAAACCTGCAATCAATTGAGAAGGAAAAGTGGCAGAAATTCAGGAGGTCTTCTTATATGGCTGAAATAATTTTGCAACAAAGAAGTAAAGCAACATTGTTTGGGCTAGGTGATGATAATACAAGATGCTTCTACTATGTTATCAAGCATAAGAGATTGGAGCAAGCAACTACTCAACTGATGGACAA ATTAATAGTGGCACAACAGTTGGAATTGGTGAAGCCTTTCGGTAGGAAGGAAGTTAAGCATGCTTTGTTTAGTATAAGGAGCAACAAAAGTCCAGGTCCAGATGGTTACAGTAGTGACTTCTTCAAAACTGCATGA